A window of Chloroflexota bacterium contains these coding sequences:
- a CDS encoding site-2 protease family protein — MLEAIRNFAIFVAVLGGLIFFHELGHFIAAIKLKVKVKEFGIGMPMPPRLLGTARDKQGKRRWFFGKPPADIDPDDVIYSLYWLLLGGFVRPAGEDDPNVPDGLAASSKRVRFTVLAAGPAANLLIGFIVFAIGYATGWPIYDNNVKISEVVSGTPAEAGGLRPGDTILTINDEAVTTNNNRLSEVVGQNLGVPVTLSIRRDGQTMNIQVTPRTEWPQGQGPMGVALDSGWQLVKHPWPQAFVLGVREVFYQISETIMMPVRIISQEIKASDVRFVSVVGLKSINDAAVDTAIEINAWFPILKFIGTITVALALTNLLPLPALDGGRIMFVLIEAVRGRRVEPMREGFVHVMGLAFLLALMVFLIINDIFNPIFPR; from the coding sequence ATGCTTGAAGCCATCCGCAATTTCGCCATCTTTGTGGCCGTCCTGGGCGGGCTGATCTTCTTCCACGAACTGGGCCACTTCATCGCCGCCATCAAGCTCAAAGTCAAGGTCAAGGAATTCGGCATCGGCATGCCCATGCCGCCGCGCCTGCTGGGCACGGCGCGAGACAAGCAGGGCAAGCGCCGCTGGTTCTTCGGCAAGCCGCCAGCCGATATTGATCCCGACGATGTCATTTACTCGCTCTACTGGTTACTGCTCGGCGGCTTTGTGCGGCCCGCCGGGGAGGACGACCCCAACGTGCCGGACGGGTTGGCCGCCTCTTCTAAACGAGTCCGCTTCACCGTGTTGGCCGCCGGGCCGGCGGCCAACCTCCTCATCGGCTTCATCGTCTTCGCCATCGGCTACGCCACCGGCTGGCCGATCTACGATAACAACGTCAAAATCTCCGAAGTCGTCTCCGGCACGCCCGCCGAGGCCGGCGGTCTCAGGCCGGGCGACACGATCCTGACCATCAACGACGAGGCGGTGACCACCAACAACAACCGCCTGAGCGAAGTGGTGGGCCAGAACCTGGGCGTGCCGGTCACGCTCTCTATCCGCCGCGACGGCCAGACGATGAACATACAAGTGACGCCGCGCACCGAGTGGCCGCAAGGCCAGGGGCCGATGGGCGTGGCGCTGGACAGCGGCTGGCAACTGGTCAAGCATCCGTGGCCGCAAGCCTTCGTTCTTGGAGTCAGGGAAGTCTTCTATCAGATCAGCGAAACGATCATGATGCCGGTGCGGATTATCAGCCAGGAGATCAAGGCCAGCGACGTGCGTTTTGTCAGCGTCGTCGGCCTCAAGAGCATCAACGACGCCGCCGTGGACACGGCCATTGAAATCAACGCCTGGTTCCCAATTCTCAAATTCATCGGCACCATCACCGTGGCCCTGGCCCTCACCAACCTCCTGCCTCTCCCGGCCCTCGACGGCGGACGCATTATGTTTGTCCTTATCGAAGCCGTGCGCGGGCGGCGGGTGGAGCCGATGCGCGAGGGCTTTGTTCACGTCATGGGCCTGGCTTTCCTGCTGGCGCTCATGGTCTTCCTCATCATCAACGACATCTTCAATCCCATCTTTCCACGCTGA
- a CDS encoding HEAT repeat domain-containing protein, protein MPTKHGPKAFPQILADLADEKFPPRKQDLRALSDLNAKQVAAFVEAWPKISTARRLTIMNDLGELAEETFDLDIRAVARAVLDDPDGEVRAGAIRNLWEDEGVDLIDAFIVILNRDPASEARAAAATALGQYIYLSQMEEIGPALAHKVEEALLAVYDGTDTLDIRRRALESLGFADQPEVTAAINQAYTSDDEQLQVSALFAMGRSLNRERWGRAVIENLERGTPRIRFEAARAACELSLADAIPALGQLIRDDDPEVKEISIWALGEIGGDDARELLQNLLEDTDDEELAEIIDDALANTELMDGIADFSLLGLDDDDEDDPRARQARLN, encoded by the coding sequence ATGCCCACCAAACACGGCCCCAAAGCCTTCCCCCAGATTCTTGCCGACCTGGCGGATGAAAAATTTCCACCGCGAAAACAAGACCTGCGCGCCCTCTCTGATCTCAACGCCAAACAGGTGGCGGCTTTCGTCGAAGCCTGGCCCAAAATATCAACCGCCCGGCGCTTGACGATCATGAACGATCTCGGCGAACTGGCCGAAGAGACTTTTGATCTGGATATTCGCGCCGTCGCCCGGGCCGTCCTCGACGATCCGGATGGCGAAGTGCGGGCCGGGGCCATTCGCAACCTGTGGGAAGATGAGGGCGTTGACCTGATTGACGCCTTTATTGTCATTCTCAATCGCGACCCGGCCTCCGAAGCCCGGGCCGCCGCCGCCACCGCCCTCGGCCAGTACATCTACCTGAGCCAGATGGAAGAAATAGGCCCGGCCCTGGCCCACAAAGTTGAAGAGGCGCTCCTGGCCGTTTACGACGGAACCGACACCCTCGACATTCGCCGCCGGGCGTTGGAGTCCCTGGGCTTCGCCGACCAGCCCGAAGTGACCGCCGCCATTAATCAGGCTTACACAAGCGACGACGAACAACTGCAGGTGAGCGCCCTGTTTGCTATGGGCCGCAGTTTGAATCGCGAACGCTGGGGCCGGGCCGTGATCGAGAACCTGGAACGTGGCACTCCCAGAATCCGGTTTGAGGCGGCGCGGGCCGCCTGCGAACTGTCGCTGGCCGATGCCATCCCGGCTCTGGGCCAACTCATTCGCGACGATGACCCCGAAGTCAAAGAAATCAGCATCTGGGCGCTGGGCGAGATCGGCGGCGATGACGCCCGCGAGTTGTTGCAGAACCTGCTGGAAGACACCGACGACGAGGAACTGGCCGAGATCATTGACGACGCCCTGGCCAACACCGAACTGATGGACGGCATTGCCGACTTTAGCCTGCTGGGCCTCGACGATGACGACGAAGACGATCCGCGCGCGCGCCAAGCCCGCCTGAATTGA
- a CDS encoding ABC-2 family transporter protein encodes MKRMLDFYLTTMKIAVVTQLQYRVANYFYMIGMVAEPVIYLVVWSTVANAQGGSVGGYTPGAFAAYYIVWTLVRNMNIVFTPYGWEWRIRQGRLAAELLRPLHPLHNDIAYFAGWKVAVIILWLPLAAFLSLVFKPTFSPTPLGIAVFFFAIWGAYLIRTMALSLLGMLTFWTTRVSAIYELYFAIELLLSGRLVPMSLMPGWVQKLASFLPFQWTFGFPIESLVSQLTPTQLLAGLGMQFFWILSGTLLVNIVWRFGIRQFSSVGN; translated from the coding sequence ATGAAACGGATGCTCGACTTCTATCTGACCACGATGAAGATCGCCGTCGTGACTCAATTGCAATACCGGGTGGCGAATTACTTTTACATGATCGGGATGGTCGCCGAGCCGGTGATTTACCTGGTCGTTTGGTCAACCGTCGCCAACGCCCAGGGCGGCTCGGTGGGCGGCTATACGCCGGGCGCGTTCGCCGCTTACTACATCGTGTGGACTCTGGTGCGCAATATGAACATCGTCTTCACGCCTTATGGCTGGGAGTGGCGCATCCGGCAGGGCCGCCTGGCCGCCGAACTTCTGCGCCCGTTGCACCCGCTTCACAACGACATCGCTTACTTCGCAGGTTGGAAAGTGGCCGTCATCATTTTGTGGTTGCCGCTGGCCGCGTTCCTGTCGCTGGTCTTCAAGCCAACCTTCAGCCCGACTCCTTTGGGGATCGCCGTCTTCTTCTTTGCCATCTGGGGCGCGTACCTGATTCGGACCATGGCCCTCTCCCTGCTGGGCATGCTCACCTTCTGGACAACGCGCGTGAGCGCCATCTACGAGTTGTATTTTGCGATTGAGCTATTGCTTTCCGGGCGGCTGGTGCCCATGTCGTTGATGCCCGGCTGGGTGCAAAAGCTGGCGAGCTTCCTGCCTTTTCAGTGGACGTTCGGTTTTCCCATTGAGTCGCTCGTCAGTCAGCTCACGCCCACCCAATTGCTCGCCGGCCTGGGCATGCAATTTTTCTGGATTCTGTCTGGCACACTGCTGGTCAACATTGTGTGGCGGTTTGGCATTCGGCAGTTTTCGTCTGTTGGAAATTAA
- a CDS encoding ABC-2 family transporter protein, translated as MNTLKLIWIHFRVGVLNELQYRVNFFIQLLQSFIALGTGLVGLSLVFSHTADLAGWSRPELLMVMGVHILTGGVIRTVIQPNMERLMGDIQEGTLDFALTKPADSQVLISVREFRLWQTTDLVMGAVVMGVALYELQFAVGPGQALSFAVALLCGAAMIYSFWLMLTTIAFWVLRIDEMVNLFQGVYAAGRWPVGIYPDWLRTGLTFLVPVAFAVTVPAEALTNRLTPQTLPGAATLAVALLLLARWVWRRGLRAYSGASA; from the coding sequence ATGAACACTCTCAAACTCATCTGGATTCACTTCCGCGTTGGCGTGTTGAACGAACTGCAATATCGCGTCAACTTCTTCATTCAATTGCTTCAATCATTCATCGCCCTGGGTACCGGCCTGGTCGGCCTGTCGCTGGTCTTCAGCCACACCGCCGACCTCGCCGGCTGGTCGCGCCCGGAATTGTTGATGGTGATGGGCGTCCACATCCTCACCGGCGGCGTCATCCGCACCGTGATCCAGCCCAACATGGAACGGCTGATGGGCGACATCCAGGAAGGCACGCTCGATTTCGCCCTCACCAAGCCCGCCGACTCGCAGGTTCTCATCAGCGTGCGCGAGTTCCGTTTGTGGCAAACGACCGATTTGGTGATGGGAGCAGTTGTGATGGGCGTGGCGCTTTATGAATTGCAGTTTGCAGTTGGCCCGGGGCAGGCGCTGTCTTTCGCAGTGGCCTTGCTCTGCGGCGCGGCGATGATTTATAGCTTCTGGCTCATGCTCACGACCATAGCGTTTTGGGTGTTGCGAATTGACGAGATGGTCAATCTGTTTCAGGGCGTGTACGCCGCCGGGCGCTGGCCGGTGGGCATTTATCCCGATTGGCTTCGCACGGGTCTGACCTTCCTCGTCCCGGTCGCCTTTGCCGTCACCGTGCCAGCCGAGGCGCTCACCAACCGCCTCACGCCACAAACGCTGCCCGGCGCGGCGACGCTGGCCGTTGCCCTGCTTCTGCTTGCTCGCTGGGTGTGGCGGCGCGGCCTGAGAGCTTACTCGGGCGCGTCGGCATGA
- a CDS encoding AEC family transporter: MLFSILLNQIAPILLAAGAGFAIGRAQKIDLKTLSRIIFYIFSPCLVLTSFTESNLSGEQFGRMALFTAGTVALLGLAAFLFGRLLRLERHTLAGLVLVNMFGNGGNYGLPLNLFAFGETALAWATIYYVVSTALVYTAGIVVASSGRAALRQALVGVFKVPMIYGLILAIFLRLMGWELPLPIFRAVKLLSQAALPVMLVVLGLQLAEVRRPENLRLVTTASIFQLVCGPLVGLLMAALVGLAGPARQAAVVEASMPTAVITTIIAVEYNVDPVFVTGVVFVTTLLSPLTLAPLIAFLQ; this comes from the coding sequence TTGCTCTTTTCCATCCTGCTGAACCAGATCGCGCCGATCCTGCTGGCCGCCGGCGCCGGGTTTGCCATTGGCCGGGCGCAGAAGATCGATCTCAAAACCCTCTCGCGCATCATCTTCTACATCTTCAGCCCGTGCCTGGTGCTCACCTCGTTTACCGAAAGCAACCTGAGCGGCGAGCAATTCGGGCGCATGGCCCTCTTCACCGCCGGAACCGTGGCCCTGCTGGGGCTGGCCGCATTTTTATTTGGCCGCCTGCTCAGGCTGGAGCGTCACACTCTGGCCGGGCTGGTGCTCGTCAACATGTTTGGCAACGGCGGCAACTACGGCCTGCCCCTCAACCTGTTTGCCTTCGGGGAAACCGCCCTGGCCTGGGCCACCATTTATTACGTGGTGAGCACCGCGCTGGTTTACACCGCCGGCATTGTGGTCGCCTCCAGTGGCCGGGCGGCATTGCGCCAGGCGCTGGTGGGCGTTTTCAAAGTGCCGATGATCTACGGTCTTATCCTCGCCATCTTTCTACGATTGATGGGCTGGGAATTGCCCCTACCGATCTTTCGCGCCGTCAAGTTGTTGAGCCAGGCCGCCCTGCCGGTGATGCTGGTGGTGCTGGGCCTGCAACTGGCCGAAGTGCGCCGACCGGAAAATTTGCGCCTGGTGACAACGGCTTCGATCTTTCAATTGGTCTGCGGCCCGCTCGTCGGGTTGCTGATGGCGGCCCTGGTGGGCCTCGCCGGCCCGGCCCGGCAAGCGGCGGTGGTGGAAGCCTCCATGCCCACCGCCGTCATCACCACCATCATCGCCGTCGAATACAATGTTGACCCGGTCTTTGTCACCGGCGTGGTGTTCGTCACCACCCTGCTCAGCCCGCTCACCCTCGCTCCTCTCATCGCCTTCCTTCAATAG
- a CDS encoding exo-alpha-sialidase, translating to MQLHFRALRQTRRAAIVALSLVLVLALPLLVFANVPVTQISFDTYTNTTSQHKTQVEPDTFSFGNTIVMATQTGRFFDGGSSNIAWATSTNGGATWTGGNLPGLTKHDNPANPWDRATDPAVAYDAQDNVWMISSLVLLEAGGVSGVGVVTSRSTDGGLTWGNPILIPDSSIGDVDKNWIACDNTATSLFYGNCYTEWDEFSDGDRIYMSTSTDGGLNWGPRLKPANNATGLGGQPVVQPNGTVIVPAANANETQIIAFRSTNGGTSWSSTVTVASAIDHTVAGGLRTGPLPSAEIDSAGKVYVAWQDCRFRAGCARNDIVMSTSNDGVTWSAVTRIPIDATSSKVDHFIPGLAVDKATSGASAHLGLTYYYYPKSSCSASTCQLNVGFIESANGSSSWSAPTAIAGPMSLSWLPNTSQGRMVGDYISTSFNASGQAFGAFAVAFTPTAGGTDCATATPNCNQATYTVSGGLRGAAGSFVVNAGGEHAIPSAASDHASANAPIITR from the coding sequence ATGCAATTGCATTTTCGCGCGCTCCGGCAGACCCGCCGGGCGGCTATCGTGGCCCTTTCGCTCGTGCTCGTCTTAGCGTTGCCCTTGCTCGTCTTCGCCAATGTGCCTGTCACCCAGATCAGTTTCGACACATATACCAACACCACCAGCCAGCACAAAACGCAGGTTGAACCCGACACGTTCTCCTTTGGCAACACCATTGTCATGGCGACTCAAACGGGCCGCTTCTTCGACGGCGGCTCATCCAATATTGCCTGGGCCACTTCGACAAATGGCGGCGCGACCTGGACGGGCGGCAATTTGCCCGGCCTCACCAAGCACGACAACCCGGCCAATCCCTGGGACCGCGCCACCGATCCGGCTGTCGCCTACGACGCCCAGGATAACGTCTGGATGATCTCGTCTCTGGTTCTGCTCGAGGCCGGCGGGGTGAGCGGGGTAGGCGTTGTTACCAGCCGCTCCACCGACGGCGGCCTCACCTGGGGCAACCCAATCCTCATCCCAGACTCCTCCATCGGCGATGTGGACAAGAACTGGATTGCCTGCGACAACACGGCCACCAGCCTTTTCTATGGCAATTGCTATACCGAATGGGATGAATTTAGCGATGGTGACCGAATCTACATGAGCACCTCAACGGACGGCGGCTTGAACTGGGGGCCGCGCCTCAAGCCGGCTAACAATGCCACCGGCCTCGGCGGCCAGCCGGTGGTTCAGCCCAACGGCACGGTGATTGTGCCGGCGGCCAACGCCAACGAAACGCAAATCATTGCTTTCCGCTCCACCAACGGCGGCACAAGCTGGAGCAGCACCGTCACGGTCGCTTCGGCCATAGACCACACCGTGGCCGGCGGCCTGCGAACCGGGCCGTTGCCGTCCGCCGAAATTGACAGCGCTGGCAAGGTGTATGTCGCCTGGCAGGATTGCCGCTTCCGAGCGGGTTGTGCCCGGAACGATATTGTGATGAGCACTTCCAATGACGGCGTCACCTGGTCGGCAGTGACTCGCATTCCAATTGACGCCACCAGCAGCAAAGTTGATCACTTCATTCCGGGCCTGGCGGTTGACAAGGCCACCTCCGGCGCCAGCGCCCACCTGGGGCTGACTTACTACTACTACCCCAAGTCAAGTTGTAGCGCCTCCACCTGTCAACTCAACGTCGGTTTCATTGAGTCGGCGAACGGCAGCTCAAGCTGGAGCGCGCCGACCGCAATTGCCGGGCCAATGAGCCTGAGCTGGCTCCCCAACACCAGTCAGGGCCGCATGGTTGGCGATTACATCTCGACCTCCTTCAACGCCAGCGGCCAGGCGTTTGGGGCGTTTGCGGTTGCCTTTACTCCAACGGCTGGCGGAACAGATTGCGCCACAGCAACCCCGAACTGTAATCAGGCGACGTACACAGTGTCGGGCGGCTTGAGAGGAGCGGCGGGTAGCTTTGTCGTCAACGCCGGCGGCGAGCACGCCATCCCCAGCGCGGCTTCTGATCACGCTTCGGCCAACGCGCCGATCATCACGCGCTAA